The nucleotide window CGACGATGGTTTCTTCGGCACGCTGTGCTGCGTCCACGTCGAGAACTACGTGCCACGCCCTGTGCCAGTGTCGAGTCGCGCTgccgccggcgacgacgacgaagGCGGTGAGAGTGATGAGACACACCCGTCGACGGTGTTCGGTCCCACGTGCGACTGGGGGTTACCATCTGCCGGAGCTACGCATCGGGGACTGGCTCGTGTTCCACGAGGTCGGCGCCTACACCACCGTGCTGAGCTGTAACTTCAATGGCTTTTCCGCGTCCGACATGAAGACCTACCTCGCCCATTCATCTGTCTAGATTTCGATCTAGAACCCTTTTTTGTGTTGTTTTTTCATCTCGTACGCGCCTGCATTGCATACTGGCACGTTGCAAATAAGCGTGAATCGACCGAGAGTACATCACCACCCCCCTCCCCCCCACCACCACCCACCCCACACACCCATGTGGGCTGGTTTCAATAATTGGGAAACAAAAATTCCTTACAATGTCATTGGAATAGACCTAAATCCCTTATTTGCCAAAAAAAACATGATTCTCGTATATGTCATTGGTGTTAAATTATAATCCCTTCCATACAAAGGCAATTGCTCGAGTAAGCATATGAACATCCAGATTTCAGGGGGCGTTTGGAACAAAGGATTTTCGTAGGAAAATCAAAGGAAACAAAAACACAGGAACAGGAGGGCAGTAGAGCGTTTGGAACATAGGAAAGTAATCTTTCCTTTCCTATGAAACACTGTAGCTTCTCTGCAGTTTCACGGGAAAGCAAAACTCCACTCCAATCTTTGGTTTCTGATTCCTTCGCGGAAGCCCGAGGTGACTACGGCAATAATTCATCAGATGCATGGTTGTCTGCTGCTAAAAGCGGGTGGATGAGTAAGTGCATGGGTCCCACAATAGTAACATGTTACAATTAGTACCCATATTTGCCTAACATATTACAATTCCTATGTTAtaaattcctgtgttccaaacaacCTAAATTTTCTGTTCGTGTATTTTGAAATCCCGTAGCTTTTCACTTTTCATCATATCTTATTCCTGCATTTTTTCCTATTCCTGCGTTTTGGATTTcttcgttccaaacaggccctcagtATTGCTCCTGCTAGTCATCCCAAAACGCAGAGGGGAGCCAATGAGCAAATGAGTGGCTCGGTGAGGAAGGAGGTGGTAGAGGTGGATCTCTGATCGAGGAACGGGCGGTGTCAGTTGCTTAGGGCGCCCGTAATGATTAGAGCTAGTTACTAGCTCTGAGCTAACTTCTCTAATAGTGCTAATTTTTAGCACATAGCTTTTAACATAGACCAGTCCACATGACATTCACACAAAACCTTAAAATATGTGCAAGAGCTTAGCTCCTAATTAAGagctagtttttctctctcttctattaaaatatgaaaaaaaatacTTAGAGCTAGCTTAAAAGCCAAttattggccccgttcggtttgctgaatcttggctgaaaaatattgtttctggctaaaatgttgtgagagaaaaacattgttccggctgaaaaaagaagttgaACGAGCCggatatgggataagccgaacggggcaaTGTGTGGGCGACGCGGGACACATGGTTGTTGACCGCTACTGCTCGGTGCGCTGGCTGGTTGCCCTCGTGCTACTATGGCcgtgtttggccgggctccgcCCGCGGTGCTCCGTTGCgggagccagagccagagctgCAAAGCCACAAATCCGAGCTCCTCCTCCGTACGTGCAAAAGGGCTTCGGCCCCTCTGGTGGGGACGGGCAGAAGCGGCTCCTCCGGCCAGCGCGTTTGGTGTGGCTCCTCCGCCGGAGCTGccgcggagccggagccggagccggagcccggccaaacacgACCTATGTACTCGGCTGCGAGTGTGGCAACGGTCGTGGAGGGTAAAGCGTGCTGGATACTCCTCACTTGTATTTAGATCAGGCACCCCATAACAAGGCCCCGTTTGGTTTCTACGTGctctcctaaaatttctgtcacatcgaatgtttaaacacatgcatggagtattaaatatagactaattataaaactaattacacaacttacgactaatttacgagacgaatcttttaagcctaattagtccataatttgataacgtggtgctatagtaaacatgtgctaatgacaaattaattaggcttaaaaatcgtctcgcaaattagcctatatctatgtaattggttttataattaatctatatttaatgtcctttattagtatctaaatattcgatatgATATAAGACAAGGCATTCAACGCAGCCTTACAGTATAAACACGAACCAGTACCGTCCAGTTGCAATGAAGAGCAAGAGAGAACAGAGATCTGACGATCTGTCAACTGGATTTGAGTACCCGCAATGAATAGTGTGTCATTTTATCATTTGGCGCATCTACATCTCACCTGGACGCTAGCAAAAGCGGCAGTGAACAAGCAGCACCTGCTGCGTCAGACAGGTTCCGCTCAGCTGATGTGATCAGCAACGAACTCTCAATAGCACTGGACAGATCATGCATATACAGAAACAGGCAGCAGAAGATCAGGCATCGGAATACAACATCAGCTTACATTCCACTGCGACGGCCTCGTGTATAAATATAGGGCATAAAGTTTTAAAGTGTCACGTCCAATATTACATGAGGACgtaggctccgttcggcttaccttataatctacactatttagcttgttttttcaggcgGAACAGTattatcacaacaattcagccagaacagtgtttttcagtcaagtTTCGGCAAGCCGAACGGGCCGTAAAGTTTTGAAGTGTCACATCGAGTGTTACATGAgacgttcggatactaataaaaaaacaaattacaaaatCCGTTAATAATccgcaagacgaatttattaagcctaattaatccgtcattaacatGTGTTACTGGggcaccacattgtcaaaccgtagctaattaggtttaaaaaattcatcCCGCAAATTAATcataaattgtgtaattagttttttcagtttatatttaatacttcatacatacgCCCAACATTCGATAGGATATAGAGTAAacttttgaaaggtcctaaacaAGTCCTAAAGTTAGCTGTTGACCAACACCTTCAGCGACCAaaaaagcagcagcagcaggagcaggaATTCAGTCACTTGCTGCTGAACCCAGCCTTGCAGTATAAACACGAACAAGTACACCGCTAAATAGCTAATCCAGAAAAACTACAGCTGAAACTACAAGTTTCTCTGTTCAGATTCAGATCAGGTGACATCCATTCATTGTAAGCAGAGTACACAATGATCGGCTTGCTACAAAAGCACAAAAAATTACTCATGCTGCTTCTGTACAGGAAATTCTAGCTACTCGCAATTACAGGATCTGTCGACTGTCGGTACCTGTCTACCTTCCTCCACCGCCCTTCAGTCTCTCTCAGGAGCATCTCCCGCATCTTTCCTTGCGCTCAGGTTTCCAGCATATGTCCAGACCTTCTCTAGATCGCCAGAAAAAAGCTTTTCGACCTTGATTTCTTGTGTTCCTAGATTGTTTTTGTTGAATGGGGGTTGTACTCTTCCAGGGCTGCCTGTAACTGGGGTGGAGGAGCAGAAAGTGGGTGTTGCAAATGGAGAGGCATATGGCGTATTCTGAATAGAGAATGGGCTTGGAGAGATCCTTTTCTGAACTGGCACACCTGTGCCACGATTGAAGATCGAAACAGATTCGGCAGCAGCTGATTTCTTTGTAGCATCATCAACATAAATCACATCATCAATTCTCGCAATTATGTTGAATGCCAAGCTCTCCAGAACCCTTGAGTAACTTTCAAGTATGGACTGTCCAACATCCTGGAAAAATATGCAAGAAACAAAGTGAATATTATGATTTGTTTAATTGAAAAGAAAGACTTGATCAATTTTGATTTGGATGGTTACTTGTCTTTGCACGAGCTTTACCTTGTTATACTGGATCTTGTTCATGTCAAGGGAAGTTTGTGGCAGACCAGGATACCTCAATCTTAGGCTCTGCAATAGACCATCAGCTCTTTCAGACAAAGTGTTGCTCTTTTCCTTATCTCCAACAAGACCCTTCACCTTTCCACCCCAAGATTTCTTTGATTTGGCTTGAGGTGTTGATTTTTTTTTGCCTTTCAGTTTCCAAACATGGATGGCAGCTTCTATTCTGTTTGCCACTTCAAGTGTGTGGTGCTCAGATGATAGATCCAAACAATCTAGGAGACATTCTGGTGAGAACTGCTCAGCTGTTATGTATCGGTAAATTATCTCACCCAAGCAAGATTTACCACTCTGCAGAAAAGATGAGATATCAGACTAGGTGAATCACTATGGAAATATCCACATCCTCCTGTATTATTGGAGACATGCTATGTTGGACCAAAGAAAACTATGCACTATTCACAGACAAAAACAGAGGGGGGATGTCAACAGTGACTTGAAGAACTAAGAAGAGCAGTCACATGCTTGATCTATGGGTTTAATACACACATTCATATTAAATTACATGGATGCATTATAAAGATGATTATACCTTCAAAAGAACACGAGTTACTACAAGAACTGACATGAGCAATCACATGCTTGTGCGAGAAAATGCAGAACTGACATTTGTTTTGCATGACAGGTATGCCCCAGTATCGACAAAGAGGGAAAGAAATGCCTTGATACATGCAGTGACAATACTACAAATGCTAAACTCATTCATAACTGAGTTCTGCATCTAGTAAGGCCAGTATTTGTTCACCTAATTCTCTCCAGTTCTCCATGATCTTAACTTTAATCAGTGCCAGACTCATCTTTTATTTAGGGAATGCTAATTAAACATCGTTTTGAAATTGCAATATGCACTAAACCAAGTTGGTCTAGAAAATTTAAGAGAAGTCCTAGCATATGAGAGTCTATCTAAGGACACAAGAATTAGCTTTTTCCATACCAAGAACAAAGTGATTAGACTAGAAAGATTCAGGCCTTCAAAAAGAAGCATTTATAATCCCGCACAACATGACATATTCACACTCAATGAAATACAAGAGGGAATATAGTTATGGCTTTTTTAAGCTTTTCCATATCATATTACAGTCATCAACTAATTCCTCATGACGCTAATAACTGGAGGTACCACGGTCTTGCATTGGAGATAAAATGGGTTAGAACCTAGAATTGATGACAGCTAGAGTGACAACACTTGATCatgcacacacaaaaaaaaaaaaaaaaacgcattGCCATAAATGATGCCCAGCACCTTCACTCGACAAACTTGTATTAAAATACATTAACTGAGCTCTACATTTACAAGCGTATATGATAGGAAGTGAGTGGTCCCTTTCACAGGGATTTTATGCAATTAGTCCTTTTTTTTACCAGGGATTGAAGTACAATGTAGCAAGCACACCACATGGATAGCAAGAGATATACTGGCTGGTACCAGTGAATCCGTAACTGTAAGTATTTTACCTTGGGCAGTGTCTCCAGGTACACTTCGGGGATTTCCATCTCCGCGAGCACATCGCTGTTAATCGCCATGGCCGCCTTCAGTATCTGGTTTGCACAATCCCTGCTCTGCTGCAGCTTCCTCCTCGCATCCTCGGACAGCCCCTTGGGCGGCACTCGTGGGCAGGGCAACCACCACTTCTCCTCCTGCCGCACCGACGGCCGGCCAcaagacgaggaggaggaggacgacgggaACGGGCCCCCGCTGTCCTCGACCATGACCCCCCTGTCCACGTACCAGAACTCCGTCCCCTTGAACCCATCAATCATGGCGAGAAGCATGGCGTCGAGCTTCCTGAGCGCGGGGAGGTTCATGTAGAGGTCGCTGCGCGGGCGCGGGACCATGACCTCGAACTGGCCGCCGCCTTCGGGGAGCTCCTGGATGGAGGGGGTGAGCTCGACGATGGAGTCCGCGACGGAGAGCAGCCACTCCATCTCCCGCGTCCACATCGCCTTCCTCGCCGTCGCGAGCGGCTCCAGCCTCCAGAGCTCGCCGAACACGGTGGCTGGACGACAGGAATCGGTAAAGGAAAACCATCACCATCAGGAATCCAGGCAATGCGGGTGGAGGAgtagcacggcggcggcggcgggccgtgGGCGCGAGCGTACCGGAGAGGTTGGTGATGGCGTTGGAGATGGCGAGCGCGGTGCAGACGCCCTTGCCGCTGCCGGACATGTCCTCGCCGAGCAGGAGCTTCGCGAAGCGCTCCTTCATCATGTCGATCTCTGGCGCACGGTACAGGAAGGCAAGAACAAGAACTTGCTGTGAGAGGAAAGAACAAGAAGGGATTTTGGAGTGAGATCTAAGCAAAAGGAGCGGGGGGGCGTTGCTTACCGGAGAGGTCGGAGGCCGGCTTGGAGAGGTAGAAGGCGGTGGCCGATGCCGGGGTGGGgagcgacgaggaggaggacgcgaGGCGGGAGACGGTGgcggaggccgaggaggaggaggcgaagcGGCGGGTGGTGGGCGCGGAGCAGTCGCTGGAGGTCTCGGACTCGCTGACGTCGGCGCTGGGGCTGTAGCTCCCGCTGCAGCGGTCCGAGGCGGCCTCGTCCTCCGACGCGCTCGCCATTGCGGCGGGTTGGCTAAGCTAGGCGGCGCTGTGGCGGTGGAGAGGGAATCGCATCTGGGagtgggaggaggggaggggaaaGCGATGGGAGCACAGCGCAGGTGCAGGAGCCAGGAGGAGGGCGGAGGGCGAGCTCACTGCCTCCGACTGCGCTGCTTCCTCTATCTGTTTATTGGCGACCGGTAACAATTGTGAGATGCTCTTATTTAGTCATTGGCGACCGGTAACAAATGGAGCAAACATAAACCTGTTGGGACTGGCAAACCGAGCGAGCCACAAAGGATGGATGGAGAAGCAGCAGACGACGGATTTTGGTTTGGTAGGCGTTGCGCAAGCCGGCAAAACGCGGACGACGACCCACACCCACACGGGCCAGAACTCAGAAGCTGACGAGAGGGACCACCACCGGCACCGGTGAGGTGGGCACGCGCGTCAGCCGTCCCGTCCGCGCGGAGCGGTTGGGTTTTACGGAACGGGAGACGGGGAGTGATGGGTGGGGCCACGGTTGCGCGTGACAAGGAGGCGCGGGCCCGCGTGTCGGCTTCATTCATTTGTTGGTCTGGGGAAAAAGCTTGACCGGCTTTGACCGGAGGGAATACGAGTTGAATTGATGGTTTTCCTTGACTATAGTACTTGCTTTGGTTTTAGCAGCATACAAGTACCCCTTCTTTTTTTGGGGGCACTCGAGAAATTAAGCACGGCGTTAAttcttatgttttttttttgtgtgactACCCGTCTCTCTGAATCTTGCTGAAGGTACCGTACCGGCCTTGtccggcttaccccatattcgatttgttcggctttttttttagCTGAAATAGTGTTTTCTTTCGTAACaatttagtcggaacagtatttttcaaccagtttcagccaaattttAGACCAGAACGGAGCCACTGTATTGATAACGAGGGAGGGAAGACCGGGAGAACGTACCAGATGGCGGATGTTTAACACGCTGCAGGTCAAGTGAACGTACCAGTAGTAGTACAGCACCGCCGGTGAAGTGAAGTCGTAACGGTAAAATCTGTAAATTCTGCGGGA belongs to Miscanthus floridulus cultivar M001 chromosome 4, ASM1932011v1, whole genome shotgun sequence and includes:
- the LOC136552239 gene encoding rop guanine nucleotide exchange factor 1-like, which translates into the protein MASASEDEAASDRCSGSYSPSADVSESETSSDCSAPTTRRFASSSSASATVSRLASSSSSLPTPASATAFYLSKPASDLSEIDMMKERFAKLLLGEDMSGSGKGVCTALAISNAITNLSATVFGELWRLEPLATARKAMWTREMEWLLSVADSIVELTPSIQELPEGGGQFEVMVPRPRSDLYMNLPALRKLDAMLLAMIDGFKGTEFWYVDRGVMVEDSGGPFPSSSSSSSCGRPSVRQEEKWWLPCPRVPPKGLSEDARRKLQQSRDCANQILKAAMAINSDVLAEMEIPEVYLETLPKSGKSCLGEIIYRYITAEQFSPECLLDCLDLSSEHHTLEVANRIEAAIHVWKLKGKKKSTPQAKSKKSWGGKVKGLVGDKEKSNTLSERADGLLQSLRLRYPGLPQTSLDMNKIQYNKDVGQSILESYSRVLESLAFNIIARIDDVIYVDDATKKSAAAESVSIFNRGTGVPVQKRISPSPFSIQNTPYASPFATPTFCSSTPVTGSPGRVQPPFNKNNLGTQEIKVEKLFSGDLEKVWTYAGNLSARKDAGDAPERD